One Leclercia pneumoniae genomic region harbors:
- the aceK gene encoding bifunctional isocitrate dehydrogenase kinase/phosphatase, whose protein sequence is MSRGLELLIAQTILQGFDAQYGRFLEVTAGAQQRFENADWHAVQQAMKQRIHLYDHHVGLVVEQLHCITEGKSTDEAFLLCVKAHYTQLLPDYPRFEIAESFFNSVYCRLFDHRSLSPERLFIFSSQPERRFRTIPRPLAKDFLPDNGWEALLHRVLSDLPLRLPWQDKSRDIGFIHAHLRESFGDAILRQSHLQVANELFYRNKAAWLVGKLVMPSATVPLLLPIHRSDAGELFIDTCLTTHAEASIVFGFARSYFMVYAPLPAALVEWLRELLPGKTTAELYMAIGCQKHGKTESYREYVQYVSRADERFIEAPGIRGMVMLVFTLPGFDRVFKVIKDQFAPQKEMTAAHVRACYQLVKEHDRVGRMADTQEFENFVLDKRQIDPALMALLLQEASGKITDLGDQIAISHLYIERRMVPLNIWLEQVEGQALRDAIEEYGNAIRQLAAANIFPGDMLFKNFGVTRHGRVVFYDYDEICYMTEVNFRDIPPPRYPEDELASEPWYSVSPGDVFPEEFRHWLCADPRIGPLFEEMHADLFRADYWRGLQSRIKQGHVEDVYAYRRRQRFCIRYGVSAVSTTVNSS, encoded by the coding sequence ATGTCGCGTGGCCTGGAATTACTGATTGCACAAACCATTCTGCAGGGCTTCGACGCCCAGTACGGCCGTTTTCTGGAAGTGACCGCCGGTGCCCAGCAGCGCTTTGAAAATGCCGACTGGCATGCCGTGCAACAGGCCATGAAGCAGCGCATCCACCTTTACGATCATCACGTCGGCCTGGTAGTGGAGCAGTTGCACTGTATTACCGAGGGCAAAAGCACCGATGAGGCCTTCCTGCTATGCGTAAAGGCGCACTATACCCAGCTATTGCCGGATTACCCGCGCTTCGAGATTGCGGAGAGCTTTTTCAACTCCGTCTATTGCCGGTTATTTGACCACCGCTCGTTATCGCCTGAGCGGTTATTTATTTTCAGCTCTCAGCCAGAGCGCCGATTTCGCACCATCCCGCGCCCGCTGGCGAAAGATTTTTTGCCTGATAATGGCTGGGAAGCGCTGCTCCACCGGGTATTAAGTGATTTGCCACTGCGTTTACCCTGGCAGGATAAATCGCGCGATATCGGGTTTATCCATGCGCATCTGCGTGAATCATTCGGCGACGCGATACTCAGGCAGAGCCATTTACAGGTGGCGAACGAACTCTTTTATCGCAATAAGGCCGCCTGGCTGGTGGGGAAGCTGGTCATGCCCTCCGCCACGGTCCCGTTGCTGTTGCCCATTCATCGTAGCGATGCGGGCGAGCTGTTTATCGATACCTGCCTGACCACCCATGCCGAAGCCAGCATCGTGTTTGGCTTCGCCCGCTCCTATTTCATGGTGTACGCACCGTTGCCTGCGGCCCTGGTAGAGTGGCTGCGCGAGCTCCTGCCGGGAAAAACCACGGCCGAGCTGTATATGGCGATTGGCTGTCAGAAGCACGGCAAAACGGAAAGCTACCGCGAGTATGTACAGTACGTCAGCCGCGCGGATGAGCGATTTATTGAGGCGCCCGGGATTCGTGGCATGGTGATGCTGGTCTTTACCCTGCCGGGATTTGATCGGGTTTTTAAAGTCATTAAAGATCAGTTCGCGCCGCAAAAGGAGATGACCGCTGCGCATGTCCGCGCCTGCTATCAGCTGGTTAAAGAGCATGACCGCGTGGGGCGGATGGCCGATACCCAGGAGTTTGAAAATTTTGTTCTGGATAAGCGGCAGATAGACCCGGCTCTGATGGCGCTTCTGTTGCAGGAGGCCTCAGGCAAAATCACCGATCTTGGCGATCAGATTGCCATCAGCCATCTTTATATTGAGCGGCGTATGGTGCCGCTCAATATCTGGCTGGAGCAGGTTGAAGGGCAGGCGCTGCGCGATGCCATTGAAGAGTACGGTAATGCCATTCGGCAGCTGGCGGCAGCCAATATCTTCCCTGGAGACATGCTCTTCAAAAACTTCGGCGTCACCCGACACGGAAGGGTGGTGTTCTACGATTACGATGAAATTTGCTACATGACGGAGGTGAATTTCCGCGATATCCCGCCGCCGCGCTATCCCGAAGATGAGCTGGCCAGTGAACCCTGGTATAGCGTCTCGCCGGGGGATGTTTTCCCGGAGGAGTTTCGTCACTGGTTATGCGCTGACCCGCGCATCGGGCCGCTATTTGAAGAGATGCACGCCGACCTGTTCCGCGCCGATTACTGGCGCGGTTTGCAGTCACGCATTAAACAGGGGCATGTCGAGGATGTTTACGCCTACCGCCGCCGCCAACGGTTTTGTATTCGTTACGGCGTTTCGGCGGTCTCGACGACGGTGAACTCTTCATAA
- a CDS encoding ASCH domain-containing protein, which yields MSNLKAYWQDKYPQAFCWSFGDSPEMADELAALVVAGKKRGTCGSLASYQQELPPVTPGAMHIVLNGKGDAVCVIRTMALRIIRFNEMSPELAALEGEGDLSLAYWQSAHQAFFEREGSWSPEMELVYEEFTVVETAETP from the coding sequence ATGAGCAATTTAAAAGCGTACTGGCAGGATAAATATCCTCAGGCTTTTTGCTGGTCGTTCGGCGATTCACCCGAAATGGCCGATGAGCTGGCCGCCCTGGTAGTCGCCGGGAAGAAGCGCGGCACCTGCGGCTCGTTAGCCAGTTATCAGCAAGAGCTGCCACCCGTCACGCCCGGCGCCATGCATATTGTACTCAACGGTAAAGGCGATGCCGTCTGCGTCATTCGCACCATGGCGCTTCGAATCATACGCTTTAACGAAATGAGCCCTGAACTGGCGGCCCTGGAAGGCGAAGGCGATCTCAGTCTGGCTTACTGGCAATCGGCCCACCAGGCCTTCTTCGAGCGCGAAGGCAGCTGGTCGCCGGAGATGGAGCTGGTTTATGAAGAGTTCACCGTCGTCGAGACCGCCGAAACGCCGTAA
- the iclR gene encoding glyoxylate bypass operon transcriptional repressor IclR — protein sequence MVATVPAKRGRKPAANAAPQSGQVQSLTRGLKLLEWIAESHSSVALTELAQQAGLPNSTTHRLLTTMQQLGFVRQVGELGHWAVGAHAFIVGSSFLQTRNLLAIVHPILRKLMEESGETVNLAVLDQSDHQAIIIDQVQCTQLMRMSAPIGGKLPMHASGAGKAFLSQLSEEQVTGLLHRKGLHAYTHATLVSPVHLKEDLALTRKRGYSFDDEEHALGLRCLAACIFDGHREPFAAISISGPISRMTDDRVTELGALVIKAAKEVTLAYGGVR from the coding sequence ATGGTCGCTACCGTTCCCGCCAAACGCGGCAGAAAACCTGCTGCCAACGCCGCACCGCAAAGTGGGCAAGTTCAGTCATTGACCCGTGGGTTAAAACTGCTGGAGTGGATTGCCGAATCACACAGTAGCGTCGCGCTGACCGAGCTGGCACAGCAGGCTGGCCTGCCGAACTCTACGACGCACCGCCTGCTCACCACCATGCAGCAGTTGGGCTTTGTGCGTCAGGTCGGTGAGCTGGGCCACTGGGCAGTGGGCGCGCACGCGTTTATCGTGGGCAGCAGCTTTTTGCAGACGCGCAATCTGCTGGCCATCGTCCACCCTATCCTGCGTAAACTGATGGAAGAGTCTGGCGAGACGGTGAACCTGGCGGTGCTGGACCAGAGCGATCATCAGGCGATTATTATCGACCAGGTGCAGTGTACACAGCTGATGCGTATGTCAGCCCCCATTGGCGGTAAACTGCCGATGCACGCCTCGGGTGCAGGGAAGGCGTTTCTTTCTCAGTTGAGCGAAGAGCAGGTGACGGGGCTGTTGCACCGCAAAGGGCTGCACGCTTATACCCATGCCACGCTGGTCTCTCCCGTGCACCTGAAAGAGGACCTGGCCCTGACCCGCAAGCGCGGTTACTCCTTTGATGACGAAGAGCATGCGCTGGGTCTGCGCTGTCTGGCGGCCTGTATTTTTGACGGGCACCGCGAGCCGTTTGCGGCCATCTCTATCTCCGGCCCCATTTCGCGCATGACCGACGATCGGGTGACCGAGCTGGGGGCGCTGGTCATCAAAGCCGCGAAAGAGGTGACGCTGGCCTATGGAGGGGTGCGCTGA
- the metH gene encoding methionine synthase: protein MSSKVDQLRAQLNERILVLDGGMGTMIQSYRLSEEDFRGERFADWPCDLKGNNDLLVLSKPEIIAAIHYAYFEAGADIVETNTFNSTTIAMADYEMESLSAEINYEAAKLARACADEWTARTPEKPRYVAGVLGPTNRTASISPDVNDPAFRNISFDQLVAAYRESTRALVEGGSDLILIETVFDTLNAKAAIYAVKEEFEALGVDLPIMISGTITDASGRTLSGQTTEAFYNSLRHADALTFGLNCALGPDELRQYVQELSRIAECYVTAHPNAGLPNAFGEYDLDADTMAAQIREWAESGFLNIVGGCCGTTPEHIAAMSNAVAGLPPRKLPDIPVACRLSGLEPLTIGDDSLFVNVGERTNVTGSAKFKRLIKEEKYSEALDVARQQVESGAQIIDINMDEGMLDAEAAMVRFLNLIAGEPDIARVPIMIDSSKWDVIEKGLKCIQGKGIVNSISMKEGVESFIHHAKQVRRYGAAVVVMAFDEVGQADTRERKIEICRRAYKVLTEEVGFPPEDIIFDPNIFAVATGIEEHNNYAQDFIGACEDIKRELPHALISGGVSNVSFSFRGNDPVREAIHAVFLYYAIRNGMDMGIVNAGQLAIYDDLPAELRDAVEDVILNRRDDATERMLELAEKYRGSKSDDAVNVQQAEWRAWDVKKRLEYSLVKGITEFIEIDTEEARQQAARPIEVIEGPLMDGMNVVGDLFGEGKMFLPQVVKSARVMKQAVAYLEPYIEASKEKGSSNGKMVIATVKGDVHDIGKNIVGVVLQCNNYEIIDLGVMVPAEKIIKTAREVNADLIGLSGLITPSLDEMVNVAKEMERQGFTIPLLIGGATTSKAHTAVKIEQNYSGPTVYVQNASRTVGVVSALLSETQRDDFVARTRKEYETVRIQHGRKKPRTPPVTLQAARENDLAFDWSAYTPPVAHRLGVQEVTASIETLRNYIDWTPFFMTWSLAGKYPRILEDEVVGEEAKRLFKDANDMLDTLSAEKTLNPRGVVGLFPANRVGDDVEIYRDETRTQVLAVSRHLRQQTEKIGFANYCLADFVAPKLSGKADYIGAFAVTGGLEEDALADAFDAQHDDYNKIMVKAIADRLAEAFAEYLHERVRKVHWGYAANENLSNEDLIRENYQGIRPAPGYPACPEHTEKGTIWKLLDVEAHTGMKLTESFAMWPGASVSGWYFSHPDSKYFAVAQLQRDQIEDYARRKGMSVSEVERWLAPNLGYDAD from the coding sequence GTGAGTAGCAAAGTAGATCAACTGCGCGCGCAGTTAAATGAACGCATTCTGGTGCTGGATGGCGGCATGGGTACCATGATCCAGAGCTATCGTCTGAGTGAAGAGGATTTCCGCGGCGAGCGCTTCGCCGACTGGCCCTGCGATCTGAAAGGTAACAACGATCTGCTGGTGCTCAGTAAGCCTGAGATCATCGCGGCTATCCATTACGCCTACTTCGAGGCGGGTGCCGATATCGTTGAGACGAACACCTTTAACTCGACCACTATCGCCATGGCGGATTATGAGATGGAATCCCTGTCGGCGGAGATCAACTACGAGGCGGCAAAGCTGGCGCGCGCCTGCGCCGATGAGTGGACCGCCCGCACGCCAGAAAAACCGCGCTACGTTGCCGGCGTACTGGGGCCGACAAACCGCACCGCCTCTATCTCACCGGATGTTAACGACCCGGCGTTTCGCAATATCAGTTTCGATCAGCTGGTGGCTGCCTACCGTGAGTCGACCCGTGCGCTGGTGGAGGGCGGTTCCGATCTGATTCTGATTGAAACCGTTTTCGACACCCTGAACGCGAAAGCCGCTATTTACGCCGTTAAAGAGGAGTTCGAGGCGCTGGGCGTGGATCTGCCGATCATGATTTCCGGCACTATCACCGACGCCTCCGGGCGTACCCTCTCCGGGCAGACCACCGAAGCATTTTACAACTCACTGCGCCACGCCGACGCGCTCACCTTCGGCCTCAACTGCGCCCTGGGGCCGGACGAACTGCGCCAGTACGTGCAGGAGCTGTCCCGCATCGCAGAGTGCTACGTCACCGCGCACCCGAACGCCGGGCTGCCAAACGCCTTCGGTGAATACGATCTGGATGCCGACACCATGGCGGCGCAAATCCGCGAGTGGGCCGAGTCTGGCTTCCTGAATATCGTCGGCGGCTGCTGCGGTACCACACCGGAACACATCGCCGCCATGAGTAACGCGGTAGCCGGGCTGCCGCCGCGCAAGCTGCCGGACATCCCGGTTGCCTGCCGCCTCTCCGGCCTTGAGCCGTTGACCATCGGCGATGACAGCCTGTTTGTGAACGTCGGGGAACGTACTAACGTGACCGGTTCCGCGAAGTTCAAACGCCTGATCAAAGAAGAGAAGTACAGCGAAGCGCTGGACGTAGCGCGTCAGCAGGTAGAGAGCGGTGCGCAGATCATCGACATCAATATGGATGAGGGGATGCTCGACGCCGAAGCGGCGATGGTGCGCTTCCTGAATCTGATTGCCGGTGAGCCGGACATCGCCCGCGTGCCGATCATGATCGACTCCTCCAAATGGGATGTCATCGAAAAAGGGCTGAAGTGTATCCAGGGCAAAGGCATCGTTAACTCGATTTCGATGAAAGAGGGGGTTGAGAGTTTTATCCACCATGCGAAGCAGGTGCGTCGTTACGGCGCCGCCGTGGTGGTGATGGCCTTTGACGAAGTCGGCCAGGCCGATACCCGCGAGCGCAAAATTGAGATCTGCCGCCGCGCATACAAGGTTTTGACCGAAGAGGTGGGTTTCCCGCCGGAAGACATCATCTTCGACCCGAATATCTTTGCCGTGGCAACCGGCATTGAAGAGCATAACAACTACGCGCAGGACTTTATTGGCGCCTGTGAAGACATTAAACGCGAGCTGCCGCACGCGCTGATCTCCGGTGGCGTATCGAACGTCTCGTTCTCGTTCCGCGGTAACGACCCGGTACGTGAGGCCATTCACGCCGTGTTCCTCTACTATGCCATCCGCAACGGCATGGACATGGGCATCGTCAACGCCGGACAGCTGGCGATTTACGACGACCTGCCCGCCGAACTGCGCGACGCGGTAGAGGATGTGATCCTTAACCGCCGCGACGACGCCACCGAGCGTATGCTGGAGCTGGCGGAGAAATACCGCGGCAGTAAATCTGATGACGCAGTCAATGTTCAGCAGGCCGAATGGCGCGCCTGGGACGTGAAAAAGCGTCTGGAGTATTCACTGGTTAAAGGTATTACCGAATTTATTGAAATCGATACCGAAGAGGCCCGCCAGCAGGCTGCGCGCCCGATAGAGGTGATTGAAGGCCCGCTGATGGACGGCATGAACGTGGTGGGCGATCTCTTCGGCGAGGGCAAAATGTTCCTGCCGCAAGTGGTGAAATCCGCACGCGTAATGAAACAGGCGGTGGCCTACCTTGAGCCGTACATCGAAGCCAGCAAAGAGAAAGGCTCCAGCAACGGCAAAATGGTCATCGCCACGGTAAAAGGCGACGTGCACGACATCGGGAAGAATATCGTCGGCGTGGTTTTGCAGTGCAACAACTACGAGATTATCGACCTCGGCGTCATGGTCCCGGCGGAGAAAATCATCAAAACCGCGCGGGAAGTGAACGCCGACCTGATTGGCCTCTCCGGGCTGATTACCCCGTCGCTGGACGAGATGGTCAACGTGGCAAAAGAGATGGAGCGGCAGGGCTTTACCATTCCGCTGCTGATTGGCGGAGCAACCACCTCAAAAGCGCATACGGCGGTGAAAATCGAGCAGAACTACAGCGGGCCGACGGTATACGTGCAGAACGCCTCGCGCACCGTGGGCGTGGTATCCGCGCTGCTCTCCGAAACTCAGCGCGATGACTTTGTCGCGCGTACCCGTAAAGAGTACGAAACCGTGCGCATCCAGCATGGCCGTAAAAAACCACGCACGCCGCCGGTCACGCTGCAGGCGGCACGGGAAAACGATCTGGCGTTTGACTGGTCTGCCTATACGCCGCCGGTGGCACACCGTCTGGGCGTGCAGGAGGTTACCGCCAGCATCGAAACGCTGCGTAACTACATCGACTGGACGCCGTTCTTTATGACCTGGTCGCTGGCGGGCAAGTACCCGCGCATCCTCGAAGACGAGGTGGTGGGGGAAGAGGCGAAGCGCCTGTTCAAAGATGCTAACGACATGCTCGATACCCTGAGTGCGGAGAAAACCCTTAATCCGCGCGGCGTAGTGGGCCTGTTCCCGGCCAACCGCGTGGGCGACGACGTGGAAATTTATCGGGATGAAACCCGTACCCAGGTGCTGGCCGTCAGTCGCCATCTGCGTCAGCAAACCGAGAAAATCGGCTTTGCCAACTACTGCCTCGCCGATTTCGTGGCGCCGAAGCTTTCCGGAAAAGCAGATTACATCGGCGCCTTCGCCGTAACCGGCGGCCTGGAAGAGGATGCGCTGGCAGACGCGTTTGACGCGCAGCATGATGATTACAACAAAATCATGGTGAAAGCGATCGCCGACCGTCTGGCAGAGGCCTTTGCAGAGTATCTGCACGAGCGCGTGCGTAAAGTGCACTGGGGCTATGCGGCGAACGAGAACCTCAGCAACGAGGATCTGATCCGCGAAAACTACCAGGGTATCCGTCCGGCGCCGGGCTATCCGGCCTGTCCGGAACACACTGAAAAGGGCACCATCTGGAAATTACTGGACGTAGAGGCTCATACCGGAATGAAGCTCACTGAGTCCTTCGCCATGTGGCCTGGCGCGTCCGTTTCCGGCTGGTACTTCAGCCATCCCGACAGTAAATACTTCGCAGTGGCGCAGCTTCAGCGCGATCAGATTGAAGACTATGCCCGACGCAAAGGGATGAGCGTGTCGGAAGTGGAGCGCTGGTTAGCACCTAACCTCGGTTACGATGCCGATTAA
- a CDS encoding Na/Pi cotransporter family protein encodes MLTLLHLLSAVALLVWGTHIVRTGVMRVFGARLRTVLSRSVEKKPLAFCAGIGVTALVQSSNATTMLVTSFVAQDLVALTPALVIVLGADVGTALMARVLTFDLSWLSPLLIFIGVIFFLGRKQTRAGQLGRVGIGLGLILLALELIVQAVTPITQANGVQVIFASLTGDIMLDALIGAVFAIVSYSSLAAVLLTATLTAAGAISFPVALCLVIGANLGSGLLAMLNNSAANAAARRVALGSLLFKLVGSLIILPFVHPLANLMDNLPLPKAELVIYFHVFYNLVRCLAMVPFAGPMARFCERMIRDEPELDSRLKPKHLDTSALDTPALALANAARETLRMGDAMETMLDGLQKVMRGEPREEKALRKLADDINVLYTAIKLYLARMPQDELAEEESRRWAEIIEMSLNLEQASDIVERMGSEIADKSLAARRAFSLEGLQELEALHEQLVSNLKLAMSVFFSGDVPSARRLRRNKHRFRILNRRYSHAHVERLHQQNVQSIETSSLHLGLLGDMKRLNSLFCAVAYSVMEQPDEDDERDEY; translated from the coding sequence GTGCTGACTCTGTTACACCTGCTCTCTGCAGTGGCGCTGCTGGTATGGGGTACCCATATTGTCCGTACCGGTGTGATGCGCGTGTTCGGCGCACGTTTACGTACTGTTCTTAGCCGAAGCGTTGAGAAGAAGCCGCTCGCCTTTTGCGCGGGCATTGGCGTGACTGCTTTGGTGCAAAGCAGTAATGCTACGACTATGCTGGTCACCTCCTTTGTGGCGCAGGACCTGGTGGCGTTGACTCCTGCGCTGGTGATCGTGCTCGGTGCCGATGTGGGTACCGCGCTAATGGCGCGTGTCCTGACATTCGATCTCTCCTGGCTCTCGCCGCTGCTGATTTTTATCGGCGTTATCTTCTTTCTGGGGCGTAAGCAGACCCGCGCCGGGCAGCTCGGGCGCGTGGGGATTGGCCTCGGTCTGATCCTGCTGGCGCTGGAGCTGATTGTGCAGGCCGTTACGCCGATCACTCAGGCCAACGGTGTGCAGGTCATCTTTGCCTCCCTGACCGGCGATATCATGCTGGATGCGCTCATCGGCGCGGTCTTTGCCATTGTCAGCTACTCCAGCCTGGCGGCGGTGCTACTGACGGCGACGTTAACGGCCGCCGGTGCCATCTCTTTCCCGGTGGCGCTCTGTCTGGTGATTGGCGCTAACCTTGGCTCCGGCCTGCTGGCGATGCTCAACAACAGCGCCGCCAATGCCGCTGCCCGCCGCGTGGCGCTGGGCAGCCTGCTGTTTAAGCTGGTGGGCAGTTTGATCATCCTGCCGTTTGTTCACCCGCTGGCAAACCTGATGGATAACCTGCCGCTGCCGAAGGCAGAACTGGTGATCTACTTCCACGTCTTCTACAACCTGGTGCGCTGCCTGGCGATGGTGCCTTTCGCCGGGCCGATGGCGCGCTTCTGCGAACGGATGATCCGCGACGAGCCCGAGCTGGATTCGCGCCTCAAACCCAAGCACCTGGATACCTCCGCGCTGGATACGCCAGCGCTGGCGCTGGCCAATGCTGCCCGCGAGACGTTGCGGATGGGCGATGCCATGGAAACCATGCTCGATGGGCTGCAAAAAGTGATGCGTGGCGAACCGCGGGAAGAGAAAGCGCTGCGTAAACTCGCCGACGATATCAACGTGCTCTACACCGCTATTAAGCTCTATCTGGCTCGCATGCCGCAGGATGAACTGGCGGAAGAGGAGTCCCGCCGCTGGGCGGAGATTATCGAAATGTCGCTTAACCTTGAGCAGGCGTCCGATATTGTTGAACGCATGGGCAGTGAAATCGCCGACAAATCGCTGGCGGCCCGTCGCGCATTCTCCCTTGAAGGGTTACAAGAGCTGGAAGCGTTACACGAACAGCTGGTGAGTAACCTGAAGCTGGCCATGTCGGTCTTCTTCTCCGGAGATGTGCCCAGCGCCCGCCGCCTGCGCCGTAACAAGCACCGTTTCCGCATTCTTAACCGCCGTTATTCCCACGCTCACGTCGAGCGTCTGCATCAGCAGAACGTGCAAAGCATCGAAACCAGCTCCCTGCACCTGGGCCTGCTGGGGGATATGAAGCGTCTCAATTCGCTGTTCTGCGCGGTGGCGTATAGCGTGATGGAGCAGCCGGACGAAGATGATGAGCGGGATGAGTATTAA
- a CDS encoding type II toxin-antitoxin system CcdA family antitoxin produces MVVYYATLRQFMRISMGVLMRTTSGNKKSVNVSLAPEILEEAQRLNLNLSAVLTAALQEQFRVHQRAAWLEENKASIEAINQWVEENGSFSDFQRSF; encoded by the coding sequence ATGGTTGTTTATTACGCTACACTTCGCCAATTCATGCGCATTTCGATGGGGGTTCTCATGCGCACTACTTCTGGCAATAAAAAATCAGTTAATGTGTCTTTAGCACCAGAAATTCTTGAAGAGGCGCAACGTCTTAATCTTAATCTCTCCGCTGTACTCACGGCTGCACTTCAGGAGCAGTTTCGTGTGCATCAGCGCGCCGCGTGGTTAGAAGAAAATAAAGCCTCTATCGAGGCTATTAACCAGTGGGTAGAGGAAAACGGCTCCTTTAGTGACTTTCAGAGATCTTTCTGA
- the rluF gene encoding 23S rRNA pseudouridine(2604) synthase RluF, which produces MLPEQSTRLNKYISESGICSRREADRYIEQGNVFINGKRATIGDQVTPGDVVKVNGQLIEPRDAEDLVFIALNKPVGIVSTTEDGERDNIVDFVNHSTRIFPIGRLDKDSQGLIFLTNHGDLVNKILRAGNDHEKEYIVTVNKAVTDEFIQGMGAGVPILGTVTKKCKVKKEGPFSFRITLVQGLNRQIRRMCEHFGYEVTKLERTRIMNVSLSGIPLGEWRDLTGDELIELFRLIENSSSEAKPKAKAKPKTQAIKRPVVKAPPAEEKGRGKPAGKRFTQPGRKKKGR; this is translated from the coding sequence ATGCTGCCAGAACAATCAACCCGATTAAATAAATACATTAGCGAGAGCGGAATTTGCTCACGTCGCGAAGCAGACCGTTACATCGAACAGGGTAACGTGTTTATCAACGGCAAACGCGCCACCATTGGCGACCAGGTTACGCCCGGCGACGTGGTGAAAGTAAATGGTCAACTCATCGAGCCGCGTGATGCAGAAGACCTGGTATTTATCGCGTTGAACAAACCGGTTGGCATCGTTAGCACCACCGAAGATGGCGAGCGCGATAACATCGTTGATTTCGTCAACCACAGCACCCGCATCTTCCCGATTGGCCGCCTGGATAAAGACTCTCAGGGGCTGATTTTCCTCACCAACCATGGCGATCTGGTTAACAAAATCCTGCGTGCCGGTAACGATCACGAGAAAGAGTACATTGTGACGGTGAACAAAGCGGTCACCGATGAATTTATCCAGGGCATGGGCGCAGGCGTGCCGATTTTGGGCACCGTCACGAAGAAATGTAAGGTGAAGAAAGAGGGGCCATTCTCGTTTCGCATTACATTGGTACAGGGACTAAACCGCCAGATCCGTCGTATGTGCGAGCATTTCGGCTATGAAGTCACAAAGCTCGAACGCACGCGCATTATGAACGTCAGCCTGTCCGGTATTCCGCTGGGCGAGTGGCGCGACCTGACCGGCGACGAGCTGATTGAGCTGTTCAGGCTGATCGAAAACTCCTCTTCTGAAGCGAAGCCAAAGGCGAAAGCAAAACCGAAAACGCAGGCGATTAAGCGCCCGGTCGTAAAGGCGCCGCCTGCTGAAGAAAAAGGGCGGGGCAAGCCCGCGGGGAAACGCTTTACCCAGCCGGGCCGTAAAAAGAAAGGGCGCTAA
- a CDS encoding DUF3811 domain-containing protein — MATPRLTQKEMTEAEQRELKTLLDRARIAHGRTLTNAETNQVKKEYIDKLMAQREAAAKKARKLKKEQAYKPDAEATFSWSANTSTRGRR, encoded by the coding sequence ATGGCGACACCCCGTTTGACCCAGAAAGAGATGACAGAAGCCGAGCAGCGCGAACTCAAAACGCTACTCGATCGCGCCCGTATCGCGCATGGCCGTACGCTAACGAACGCCGAAACCAATCAGGTTAAAAAAGAGTACATCGATAAACTGATGGCGCAGCGTGAAGCCGCGGCGAAGAAAGCCCGCAAGCTGAAAAAAGAGCAGGCTTATAAACCGGATGCAGAGGCGACCTTCTCCTGGTCAGCCAATACATCAACCCGTGGAAGGCGCTAA
- the panS gene encoding ketopantoate/pantoate/pantothenate transporter PanS translates to MLAVITRLFPLWALLLSVLAYYTPTHFTAIGPWITTLLMLIMFGMGVHLKIDDFKRVLSRPAPVAAGTFLHYLIMPLAAWLLAMAFKMPPDLSAGMVLVGSVASGTASNVMIYLAKGDVALSVTISSVSTLVGVIATPLLTRLYVDAHIQVDVMGMLLSILQIVVIPIALGLVIHHLFPRVVKAVEPYLPAFSMVCILAIISAVVAGSAAHIASVGFVVIIAVVLHNIIGLLSGYWGGKLFGFDESTCRTLAIEVGMQNSGLAAALGKIYFSPLAALPGALFSVWHNLSGSLLAGYWSGKAIDEQPKKDAVKQG, encoded by the coding sequence ATGTTAGCCGTTATCACCAGGCTGTTCCCGCTATGGGCACTGCTGCTCTCTGTACTCGCGTATTACACGCCCACCCATTTCACCGCCATTGGCCCCTGGATCACAACCCTGCTGATGCTGATTATGTTCGGCATGGGCGTCCATTTAAAAATCGACGACTTTAAGCGCGTGCTGTCGCGCCCGGCACCGGTCGCGGCGGGCACTTTCCTGCACTACCTGATCATGCCGCTCGCCGCCTGGCTGCTGGCGATGGCGTTTAAAATGCCGCCTGACCTCTCTGCCGGTATGGTACTGGTGGGCAGCGTTGCCAGCGGAACCGCCTCTAACGTAATGATCTATCTGGCAAAAGGGGATGTCGCACTTTCGGTGACTATCTCTTCGGTGTCGACCCTGGTGGGCGTGATCGCCACCCCGCTGTTAACCCGCCTGTACGTTGATGCGCATATTCAGGTGGATGTGATGGGAATGCTGCTCAGCATCCTGCAAATCGTGGTGATCCCTATTGCGCTGGGTCTGGTTATTCACCATCTTTTCCCGCGCGTGGTAAAGGCGGTTGAGCCGTATCTGCCCGCCTTTTCGATGGTCTGTATTCTGGCTATTATCAGCGCCGTAGTGGCCGGCTCGGCTGCACATATCGCCTCCGTCGGCTTTGTCGTCATTATTGCGGTGGTGCTGCACAACATTATCGGGCTGCTGAGTGGCTACTGGGGCGGTAAGCTCTTTGGCTTTGATGAATCCACCTGCCGCACGCTGGCCATTGAAGTGGGGATGCAGAACTCCGGCCTGGCGGCGGCGCTTGGCAAGATCTACTTTTCACCGCTGGCGGCATTGCCGGGCGCGCTGTTCTCCGTCTGGCACAACCTGTCCGGCTCTCTGCTGGCGGGCTACTGGTCCGGCAAAGCGATTGATGAACAACCGAAAAAAGATGCGGTAAAGCAGGGTTAA